A window of Terriglobus sp. RCC_193 contains these coding sequences:
- a CDS encoding transglutaminase N-terminal domain-containing protein, producing the protein MYYTVRHLTKFVYSNSVSESIMETRMHPRSDTLQRCLNFQLSVSPRCRVFSYRDHLSNHVHHFDIPGAHEQLVIVAESLVEMGETAPVPSFLSPDAWVALDNDVQAGDFWEFLFPSEFAKPSPLLAELAKTLDVRRRDDPLMVLHDLNQKLFHYFDYVPKSTDVDSPIDVAMTQKCGVCQDFSHVMIALVREYLKIPCRYVSGYLYHGERDNDRSINSATHAWVECYLPQLGWVGFDPTNWLVTGDRHIRTAIGRDYADVPPTHGIFRGSTHSELAVAVHVSPSQGNPLPDQEMPVPEDWSMLVEKAQQLPAPPNPVADHIKHMQQMQQAQQQ; encoded by the coding sequence ATGTATTACACCGTGCGGCATCTGACCAAGTTCGTTTATTCCAATTCCGTGAGCGAGAGCATCATGGAGACGCGCATGCATCCTCGTTCGGATACGTTGCAGCGCTGCCTGAACTTTCAGCTTTCGGTGTCACCCCGTTGCCGCGTATTTTCCTATCGCGATCATCTGAGCAACCATGTACATCATTTCGATATCCCGGGCGCACATGAGCAGCTTGTGATCGTTGCGGAAAGTCTTGTGGAGATGGGCGAGACTGCACCCGTGCCATCGTTTCTGTCGCCCGACGCCTGGGTCGCTCTGGATAACGATGTGCAGGCAGGGGACTTCTGGGAATTCCTCTTCCCCAGTGAATTTGCAAAGCCTTCGCCATTGCTGGCAGAGCTGGCAAAGACTCTGGATGTGCGCCGCCGCGACGATCCACTGATGGTGTTGCACGACCTGAATCAGAAGCTCTTCCACTACTTTGATTACGTTCCCAAATCCACAGATGTGGACTCCCCGATTGATGTCGCGATGACGCAGAAGTGTGGTGTGTGCCAGGACTTTTCGCATGTCATGATCGCACTGGTGCGTGAGTATCTGAAGATTCCATGCCGCTATGTAAGTGGCTATCTCTATCATGGCGAACGTGACAACGACCGCAGCATCAACTCGGCAACGCACGCGTGGGTGGAATGCTATCTGCCACAGCTTGGATGGGTAGGATTCGATCCTACAAACTGGCTTGTGACGGGCGACCGTCACATCCGAACAGCCATTGGCCGCGATTATGCAGATGTGCCACCGACGCACGGCATCTTTCGCGGCTCTACCCATTCGGAACTGGCGGTGGCCGTGCATGTCAGTCCCAGTCAGGGGAATCCGCTGCCTGACCAGGAGATGCCGGTACCGGAAGACTGGTCCATGCTGGTGGAAAAAGCACAGCAGCTTCCTGCACCGCCAAACCCAGTTGCCGATCACATTAAACACATGCAACAGATGCAGCAGGCACAACAACAGTAA
- a CDS encoding glycerophosphodiester phosphodiesterase family protein, producing the protein MQIKCVFTLLLCAAACPAQMVVVHGHRGSRATRPENTIPAFQYAIAHGADVLELDLAVTKDNVLVVSHSPVLNASFPGERECVGPPLSKDTPIHTLTLQQLQQYDCGAKTLTTFPKQVAVPHTHIPTFDEVLDLAPQGNFQFNVETKIFPLHPEMTPPPEVFVEMIDTAVRKHHLQQRVILQSFDFRTLHAMQTLDPAIRRSALFGQAKYDKLMGINEPDKSYANMAKVSGANILSPDASLVTPEEVAVAHKLGLQVLPYTPNTPEEWKRLTDAHVDGIITDDPEALRDWLRKQTPPLHQ; encoded by the coding sequence ATGCAAATCAAATGCGTCTTTACTTTGTTGCTATGCGCCGCTGCGTGCCCTGCGCAAATGGTCGTGGTGCATGGGCATCGTGGCTCTCGTGCTACCCGGCCGGAAAACACCATCCCAGCCTTTCAGTACGCCATTGCTCACGGAGCCGATGTTCTGGAGCTGGACCTCGCCGTCACCAAGGACAATGTCCTGGTGGTGTCGCATTCACCGGTGTTGAATGCAAGCTTTCCCGGCGAGCGCGAGTGTGTTGGCCCACCGCTCTCAAAAGACACTCCTATCCATACACTGACGCTTCAGCAGTTGCAGCAATATGACTGCGGAGCGAAGACGCTGACAACATTTCCAAAGCAGGTGGCCGTGCCGCACACGCACATCCCCACATTCGATGAAGTGCTGGATCTGGCACCGCAGGGCAACTTCCAATTCAATGTGGAGACAAAGATTTTTCCGTTGCATCCGGAGATGACGCCTCCGCCTGAGGTCTTCGTGGAGATGATCGACACCGCAGTGCGGAAACACCATCTGCAGCAGCGCGTGATTCTTCAGAGCTTTGATTTCCGCACGCTGCACGCCATGCAGACACTTGATCCGGCGATTCGCCGCTCCGCACTTTTTGGCCAGGCAAAATACGACAAGCTGATGGGCATCAATGAACCGGACAAGAGCTACGCGAACATGGCGAAGGTGTCCGGCGCAAATATTCTCAGCCCCGATGCCAGCCTCGTCACGCCGGAAGAAGTTGCCGTGGCGCACAAGCTTGGCTTGCAGGTGTTGCCTTACACGCCCAACACTCCGGAAGAATGGAAGCGGCTGACGGACGCGCATGTGGATGGCATCATCACGGACGATCCCGAGGCATTGCGGGATTGGCTGCGCAAGCAGACCCCGCCACTACACCAGTAA
- the galU gene encoding UTP--glucose-1-phosphate uridylyltransferase GalU, producing MTKTIRKAVFPAAGMGTRFLPATKATPKEMLPLVDKPLIQYGVEEAVAAGCTEIIIVTGRGKGTMEDHFDRAPELEASLEKRGKHALLEIALSTTRLAKITYVRQPEALGLGHAVLMAKELVGDEPFAVLLPDDIVDAKTPCMKQMVEAFAKTGSSILGSEVVEGDAIQNYGCLDCTPDASDPRLLKVSDMVEKPKPSEAPSQNAIIGRYILTPRIFEMLETITPGAGGELQLTDGIKALLQYEKVYGFTYEGKRHDAGDKLGFLKATVEFALQRPDLGPKFREWLKNFPL from the coding sequence ATGACCAAGACCATTCGTAAAGCTGTTTTTCCCGCTGCAGGCATGGGCACACGCTTTTTGCCCGCAACCAAGGCGACACCGAAGGAGATGCTTCCTCTGGTGGACAAGCCATTGATTCAGTACGGCGTGGAAGAGGCCGTGGCCGCTGGATGCACCGAAATCATCATTGTGACCGGTCGCGGCAAGGGCACGATGGAAGACCACTTTGACCGCGCGCCCGAGCTTGAAGCTTCATTGGAAAAACGTGGCAAGCACGCATTGCTGGAGATAGCACTGTCAACCACGAGGCTGGCGAAGATCACCTACGTGCGCCAGCCTGAGGCGCTTGGCCTGGGCCATGCCGTGCTGATGGCAAAGGAACTCGTAGGCGATGAGCCTTTTGCTGTTCTGCTACCAGATGACATCGTCGACGCGAAGACACCATGCATGAAACAGATGGTGGAAGCCTTCGCCAAGACAGGCTCGTCTATCCTGGGCAGCGAAGTGGTGGAAGGCGATGCCATTCAAAACTACGGCTGCCTGGACTGCACACCGGATGCTTCTGATCCGCGCTTGCTAAAGGTTTCTGACATGGTGGAGAAACCGAAACCCAGCGAAGCACCAAGCCAGAATGCGATCATTGGCCGCTATATTCTGACGCCACGCATCTTTGAGATGCTGGAAACCATCACGCCCGGTGCGGGCGGCGAACTGCAGCTTACCGATGGCATCAAGGCCCTGCTGCAATACGAAAAAGTCTACGGCTTCACGTACGAAGGCAAGCGCCACGATGCGGGCGACAAGCTTGGCTTCCTGAAGGCAACGGTTGAGTTCGCACTGCAGCGGCCCGACCTGGGACCGAAGTTCCGCGAATGGCTGAAGAACTTTCCCTTGTAA
- a CDS encoding DUF885 domain-containing protein, whose protein sequence is MRLLLCTLTASLLAITTCNLHAQRISADGAMQTFDVLSNQYFDEFYFPNAPTSGTAVGYHQFDTRLEDYSAAARAKQIAGLHDWEKKFEEIPADGLDASVAVDREILLNSIRSQLLTLEVIRPLDKNPDAYSSGVTNSIFVLMERPFAPSNVRLRDVIARERLIPQVFEEAKKNLHNPAKISTEIALEQIDGIVSFFQSDVPSAFNDATDRIAKLQFAKTNATVIQVLKDYSAWMKSDLLLRSNGDFRLGADNYRKKLLYDEMVDTPLDRLLAVNEVNMRQNRAEFARVAKELDPNKTPVQVLAELATIHPAPDKLLDAFRDSFAAEIAFIKDHHIITLPNDERPVLQETPPFMRATTSASMDPPGPFETRSTKAYFNVTLPDKNWTPEHIAEHMAEFNVGTIVSTSVHEAYPGHFTQFLWQGQFPSRVRKLIGANTNVEGWAHYTEQMMLDEGFQTPGADARTQKLIRLGQLQDALLRNARFTVGIKMHTEGWSTEQAEQYFVTEGYQSPSVAKMETKRGTSDPTYLYYTLGKLEILKLRVDLKAKQGAAFNLQQFHDNFMRLGPVPIKIMRQAMLHDNSPVL, encoded by the coding sequence ATGCGACTGCTTCTATGCACTCTTACCGCTTCCCTTCTAGCCATTACCACATGCAATCTGCATGCGCAACGCATCTCTGCCGATGGCGCCATGCAGACCTTTGATGTGCTGTCGAATCAATACTTCGATGAGTTTTATTTTCCAAACGCACCGACGTCCGGAACAGCCGTCGGCTATCACCAGTTTGATACGCGGCTGGAGGATTACTCTGCTGCGGCACGCGCGAAGCAGATTGCCGGATTGCATGACTGGGAAAAGAAGTTTGAAGAGATTCCGGCGGATGGACTTGATGCTTCTGTTGCTGTGGATCGCGAGATTCTGCTGAACTCCATTCGGTCGCAGCTTCTGACACTGGAAGTGATTCGCCCTTTGGACAAGAACCCGGATGCTTATTCGTCCGGTGTTACCAACAGCATCTTTGTGTTGATGGAACGTCCCTTCGCTCCATCCAATGTCCGTTTGCGTGATGTGATTGCGCGCGAACGATTGATTCCGCAGGTGTTTGAAGAAGCGAAGAAGAACCTGCATAATCCCGCAAAGATTTCCACGGAAATCGCGCTGGAACAGATTGACGGTATCGTCAGTTTTTTCCAGAGCGACGTTCCCTCCGCCTTTAACGATGCGACAGACCGTATTGCAAAGTTACAGTTTGCAAAGACGAATGCCACGGTAATTCAGGTGCTGAAGGATTACAGCGCATGGATGAAGTCTGATCTGCTGCTGCGTTCGAATGGTGACTTCCGCCTGGGCGCGGACAACTATCGCAAGAAACTGCTGTATGACGAGATGGTGGACACGCCGCTGGACAGGCTGCTTGCAGTGAATGAAGTGAACATGCGGCAGAACCGGGCTGAGTTTGCGCGCGTTGCGAAGGAGCTTGATCCGAATAAGACTCCTGTGCAGGTACTGGCAGAGCTAGCCACCATTCACCCCGCACCGGATAAGCTGCTGGATGCCTTCCGCGACAGCTTTGCTGCAGAGATTGCGTTCATCAAAGATCACCACATCATCACGCTGCCGAATGATGAGCGACCTGTGCTACAGGAGACACCGCCGTTCATGCGCGCCACCACATCAGCCAGCATGGATCCGCCGGGTCCGTTTGAAACGCGCTCCACCAAGGCTTATTTCAACGTGACTCTGCCAGATAAGAACTGGACTCCCGAACACATTGCCGAGCACATGGCAGAGTTCAACGTGGGCACGATTGTGAGCACCAGCGTGCATGAGGCCTATCCTGGGCACTTCACACAATTCCTGTGGCAAGGCCAGTTTCCATCGCGCGTTCGCAAACTGATCGGAGCAAATACCAACGTGGAAGGCTGGGCGCACTACACCGAACAGATGATGCTGGACGAAGGCTTTCAGACACCCGGCGCGGATGCTCGTACGCAGAAGTTAATCCGCCTGGGACAACTTCAGGATGCACTGCTACGCAACGCGCGGTTCACAGTTGGCATCAAGATGCATACCGAAGGTTGGAGCACGGAGCAGGCCGAGCAGTATTTTGTGACGGAGGGATACCAATCCCCCTCCGTTGCAAAGATGGAGACGAAGCGAGGCACCTCCGATCCAACCTATCTGTACTACACGCTGGGCAAACTGGAGATATTGAAATTGCGCGTCGATCTGAAAGCAAAACAGGGTGCGGCATTTAATCTTCAACAGTTTCACGATAACTTTATGCGGCTGGGGCCTGTGCCGATCAAGATCATGCGCCAGGCCATGCTTCATGACAATTCGCCGGTACTGTAA
- a CDS encoding YdeI/OmpD-associated family protein — MKTKPQSFKAALEKMQDTLGWTIVPVPFDPAKVWLEKIRQRVKGTVNGFAFRTSLFPVTGKTGTYFLLVNRAMQQGGKVAAGQVASFTLEPDLDPRPAELPEELDALLDDEPGLREYYESFTEYTRREMGKWVLGVKSDEARMRRAQQMAERLLFAKEGEEELPPAIAKALNARPKAKAGWAKMTALQQRNGLLAVGYYQTPEARARRIQKLCDEAEKRAEK; from the coding sequence ATGAAGACAAAACCGCAATCTTTTAAAGCCGCTCTCGAAAAGATGCAGGACACGCTTGGTTGGACGATTGTTCCCGTGCCGTTTGATCCAGCGAAAGTGTGGCTGGAGAAGATTCGTCAGCGCGTGAAAGGCACGGTCAACGGCTTTGCATTTCGCACTTCACTCTTCCCTGTCACGGGGAAAACGGGCACTTACTTCCTGCTGGTAAATCGCGCGATGCAGCAGGGCGGCAAAGTAGCTGCGGGGCAGGTGGCCTCCTTCACGTTGGAGCCGGACCTCGATCCGCGTCCTGCGGAACTCCCCGAAGAACTTGATGCGTTGCTCGACGACGAGCCCGGGCTGCGTGAATACTACGAGTCCTTTACCGAATACACACGCCGCGAAATGGGCAAATGGGTGCTGGGTGTGAAGAGCGACGAAGCACGCATGCGCCGCGCACAACAGATGGCGGAACGCTTGCTGTTTGCCAAAGAAGGTGAAGAGGAGCTTCCACCTGCGATTGCCAAAGCACTCAATGCCCGTCCCAAGGCGAAGGCTGGCTGGGCAAAGATGACCGCATTGCAGCAGCGGAACGGGCTGCTGGCTGTGGGCTATTACCAAACACCGGAAGCACGCGCCAGGCGCATTCAGAAGTTGTGCGACGAAGCGGAAAAACGCGCCGAAAAATAA
- the mfd gene encoding transcription-repair coupling factor translates to MILPFVREMIADLEHTEPFERLRRHLSGGSGRRRVSGLTATARAIYLPLMIRASNAPALVLVSDNKAAEALHAQLNATCELTGALKCEEILRLPAHDVLPFENLSPHAEIAEQRASTLWKICTGAARVVIAPLEAACMILFGRDYYAALTLELKRGEEHDTTMLLEHLLTVGYTRVDVVEMPGQVTLRGGIMDVYSPEMDRPVRIDFFGDEIESMRKFDPETQRSSSPVDEITLLPLTETPVTEKLLGAVHARLVRGGAAGAELEGGDEPREIVSSVGNVSVFPGWEFFAPVAGAASTLLDLMGPKTRIYVEEPAMVKNQGERWWNKIEQRHDRSGIGNLVKPGDIYISPWDLEDRIRRYPGVELDQLGAVDILDVDTSSQAEIEFASRPTMRFHGSIPAFTEHLKSLQQADARVMIAAPNQGEVERLASLLQEYGLAYRIGSRVQQQSGSATVYEESSYLTGDIRTPVIVRTPLAAGVQFLDLDKATARQLIIFGAQDLNDEADVHARPVQRKSKTAAFISDFRDLTVGDYVVHVEHGIAKYMGLRTIDQEGAPLELMILEFADEAKLYVPLTRLDLIQKYRSSEAGPAPELNKLGGQAWAKTKARVKKAMQDMTEELLKLYAQRQAAMGFSYTPDTQMMREFEDAFDYNETDDQIAAIADIKRDMESNQPMDRLLCGDVGYGKTEVAMRAAFKAVQDSKQVAVLTPTTVLAFQHFQSFKKRFARFPVNIELISRFRSAKEQKRILEDAAEGKVDILIGTHRLLSKDIVFQDLGLLVVDEEQRFGVRHKERLKQMRAHIDVLAMSATPIPRTLHMSLLGLRDMSVIETPPKDRMAIQTIVAKFDEKLLRTAIELELERNGQTYFVHNRVETIYELASKIRELVPQARVITAHGQMAEGELEKAMLAFMNGEYDVLCATSIIENGLDISRANTIIINRADRHGLSELYQLRGRVGRSDRRAYAYLLIPPENELTEIARRRLAALKEFSDLGAGFKIAALDLELRGAGNMLGGEQSGHIEAIGFEMYTSMLQEAVSRIKGELKDERPGMVLNLGISLRIDPTYIAEENQRLRMYKRIAGATDTGVLADVRSEMIDRYGELPDSVANLLAAAEIRLQSEHISIAQLDRKRVQMEENRQKVFREMIIIKFDPKAKIDPGMLMKLVSRNTKKGAKFTPQGVLYWPLSSAQSADVIAETKSLLEQLDLTPVTA, encoded by the coding sequence ATGATTCTCCCCTTTGTTCGCGAAATGATCGCGGATCTGGAACACACGGAACCGTTTGAGCGCCTGCGCCGCCATCTGTCCGGCGGCTCCGGGCGACGCCGCGTCTCGGGACTGACGGCGACAGCCCGCGCCATTTATCTGCCGCTGATGATTCGCGCCAGCAATGCTCCGGCGCTGGTTCTGGTCAGCGACAACAAGGCTGCGGAAGCGCTTCATGCGCAACTGAATGCCACCTGCGAGTTGACCGGCGCGCTGAAGTGCGAAGAGATTCTTCGACTGCCCGCGCATGACGTTCTTCCATTTGAGAATCTGTCACCGCACGCAGAAATTGCAGAGCAGCGAGCAAGTACCTTATGGAAGATCTGCACCGGCGCAGCGCGCGTGGTGATTGCGCCGCTGGAAGCCGCGTGCATGATCCTGTTTGGTCGCGATTACTATGCGGCACTCACCCTTGAGTTGAAGCGCGGCGAAGAACACGACACCACCATGCTGCTGGAACATCTGCTGACGGTGGGTTACACGCGCGTGGATGTGGTGGAAATGCCCGGACAGGTGACGCTGCGTGGCGGCATCATGGATGTGTATTCGCCAGAGATGGATCGGCCTGTTCGCATTGATTTCTTTGGCGACGAGATTGAGTCCATGCGCAAGTTTGATCCGGAGACACAGCGCTCCTCATCGCCCGTGGATGAAATCACGCTGCTGCCGTTGACAGAAACTCCAGTCACAGAAAAACTGCTGGGCGCAGTGCATGCGCGACTTGTGCGCGGCGGTGCTGCAGGCGCGGAACTGGAAGGCGGCGATGAACCGCGCGAAATCGTATCAAGCGTAGGGAATGTGTCGGTTTTTCCGGGATGGGAGTTCTTTGCGCCCGTTGCAGGTGCGGCTAGTACATTGCTGGACCTGATGGGACCGAAGACGCGCATCTACGTGGAAGAGCCCGCCATGGTGAAGAACCAGGGCGAACGCTGGTGGAACAAGATTGAACAGCGTCATGATCGCAGCGGCATTGGCAATCTTGTAAAGCCGGGCGATATTTATATCTCGCCGTGGGATCTTGAGGATCGTATTCGCCGCTATCCCGGCGTGGAGCTGGATCAGCTTGGCGCTGTCGATATTCTGGATGTGGACACGTCTTCGCAGGCAGAGATTGAATTTGCATCGCGTCCTACGATGCGTTTTCACGGCTCCATTCCTGCTTTCACGGAACATCTGAAATCGCTGCAGCAGGCCGATGCACGTGTGATGATTGCCGCACCGAATCAGGGCGAAGTGGAACGCCTTGCGAGCCTGTTGCAGGAATACGGACTGGCGTATCGCATTGGTTCGCGTGTGCAGCAACAGAGCGGTTCCGCGACAGTGTACGAAGAGAGCAGCTATCTCACCGGCGACATTCGCACGCCTGTTATTGTGCGCACGCCGCTCGCTGCTGGCGTGCAGTTTCTTGATCTGGATAAAGCAACTGCCCGGCAGCTCATCATCTTCGGCGCGCAGGACCTGAACGATGAAGCAGACGTACATGCACGCCCTGTGCAGCGTAAATCAAAGACTGCGGCTTTCATCAGCGATTTCCGCGATCTCACCGTGGGCGACTACGTCGTTCATGTGGAGCACGGCATCGCGAAGTACATGGGCCTGCGCACCATTGATCAGGAAGGCGCGCCGCTGGAGCTAATGATCCTGGAGTTTGCCGATGAGGCAAAGCTCTATGTGCCGCTGACGCGTCTTGATCTGATTCAGAAGTACCGCAGCAGTGAAGCCGGGCCAGCACCAGAGCTGAACAAACTGGGCGGGCAGGCATGGGCCAAGACCAAGGCTCGCGTGAAGAAGGCCATGCAGGACATGACGGAGGAGTTGCTGAAGCTATATGCGCAGCGGCAGGCCGCCATGGGTTTTTCCTACACACCGGACACGCAGATGATGCGCGAGTTTGAAGATGCCTTCGACTATAACGAGACCGATGACCAGATTGCTGCCATTGCCGACATCAAGCGCGACATGGAATCGAATCAGCCGATGGATCGGCTATTATGCGGCGATGTGGGTTATGGCAAAACCGAAGTAGCAATGCGTGCCGCATTCAAAGCGGTGCAGGATTCCAAGCAGGTCGCGGTACTTACACCGACGACGGTTCTTGCGTTTCAACACTTTCAATCGTTCAAAAAACGCTTTGCCCGCTTTCCCGTCAACATTGAACTTATCTCCCGTTTCCGCTCTGCAAAAGAACAGAAGAGAATTCTGGAAGACGCTGCAGAGGGCAAGGTCGATATTCTCATCGGCACGCACCGCTTGTTGTCGAAAGACATTGTCTTCCAGGATCTTGGCCTTCTCGTCGTCGATGAAGAGCAGCGCTTTGGTGTACGGCACAAAGAACGCCTGAAGCAGATGCGTGCACACATTGATGTGCTTGCCATGAGTGCCACACCGATTCCGCGCACACTACACATGAGCCTGCTGGGCCTGCGCGATATGAGCGTGATTGAAACGCCACCCAAAGATCGTATGGCGATTCAAACTATCGTGGCCAAGTTTGATGAAAAGCTGCTGCGCACCGCGATTGAGTTAGAGCTCGAACGCAATGGGCAAACATATTTCGTACACAATCGCGTGGAGACGATTTACGAGCTTGCGTCGAAGATTCGTGAACTAGTGCCGCAGGCACGTGTGATTACAGCGCATGGACAGATGGCCGAGGGCGAGTTGGAAAAGGCCATGCTTGCCTTTATGAATGGCGAGTACGATGTGCTGTGCGCCACCAGCATTATTGAAAATGGACTCGACATTTCTCGCGCGAATACGATCATCATTAACCGCGCGGACCGTCATGGATTGAGCGAGCTGTATCAGCTTCGTGGTCGCGTGGGACGCAGCGATCGTCGTGCTTATGCGTACCTGCTGATTCCGCCAGAGAACGAACTTACTGAGATTGCACGCAGACGCCTTGCCGCATTGAAAGAGTTCAGCGACCTGGGCGCGGGCTTCAAGATTGCTGCGCTTGATCTGGAGCTGCGCGGTGCGGGCAACATGCTCGGCGGTGAGCAGAGCGGCCACATTGAAGCCATCGGCTTTGAAATGTACACGTCGATGCTGCAGGAGGCCGTGAGCCGGATTAAGGGTGAGCTGAAGGATGAACGCCCAGGTATGGTGCTGAATCTTGGCATTTCGCTGCGCATTGATCCAACCTATATCGCCGAAGAGAATCAACGCCTGCGCATGTACAAACGCATTGCCGGTGCAACGGATACAGGTGTGCTCGCAGACGTGCGTTCCGAGATGATCGATCGCTATGGCGAGCTTCCTGACTCTGTTGCGAACCTGCTTGCCGCTGCCGAGATTCGTTTGCAGAGCGAACACATCAGCATTGCGCAGCTTGATCGCAAACGTGTGCAGATGGAAGAAAACCGGCAGAAGGTCTTCCGCGAGATGATCATCATCAAGTTCGATCCCAAGGCAAAGATCGATCCCGGCATGCTGATGAAACTGGTTTCGCGCAATACGAAGAAGGGCGCGAAATTTACACCGCAGGGCGTGCTGTACTGGCCTCTCAGCAGCGCGCAGTCAGCAGATGTTATTGCAGAAACGAAATCATTGCTGGAACAACTTGACCTGACGCCGGTGACTGCATGA
- the gatB gene encoding Asp-tRNA(Asn)/Glu-tRNA(Gln) amidotransferase subunit GatB, producing MSLVAGVSPEVLAKYQPVIGLEVHVQLLTQTKAFCGCINKYGGEPNTHVCPVCLGLPGALPVLNRQAVEYAVLASRALNLTINEESIFARKNYFYPDSPKGYQISQFDKPIAENGWLDVSDGKGGTRRIGITRLHMEEDAGKSIHDGFADSANRTYIDLNRCGTPLVEIVSEPDLRTPEEAYEYLTKLKEILLYTGVSDCNMEEGSLRCDANVSVMLKGAAEYGTKAEVKNVNSFRFIRDAIHYEIERQVEVVESGARVVQESRLYNSAEGRTYSMRSKEAAHDYRYFPEPDLPALIVDSAWKEAILQNLPELPEAKRARLIAEYDLTVQDAATFASDRTFADTFEAAAKTAKSPKRVANLLLGELIGRLNAAGLELSQSPVSMKGIVQAADLLEEGKLSSKQLKGLFDISFEKNEDFATVYDREKPQQISDSGAIETMIDEVIAANPKQVEQYKGGKTTVSAFFVGQVMRLSKGQANPALLNELVVKKLNEA from the coding sequence ATGTCGCTCGTTGCCGGTGTTTCTCCTGAGGTTCTCGCTAAGTACCAGCCCGTGATCGGGTTGGAGGTCCACGTACAGTTGCTGACGCAGACGAAAGCCTTCTGCGGCTGCATCAACAAGTACGGTGGCGAACCCAACACGCACGTCTGCCCCGTATGCCTGGGCCTGCCCGGCGCACTGCCTGTGCTCAACCGGCAGGCGGTGGAGTATGCCGTGCTGGCGTCGCGTGCGCTGAACCTGACCATTAATGAAGAGAGCATCTTCGCGCGCAAGAACTACTTCTATCCCGATTCGCCCAAGGGCTACCAGATTTCGCAGTTCGATAAGCCGATTGCGGAGAATGGATGGCTGGACGTCAGTGACGGCAAGGGTGGCACGCGCCGCATCGGCATCACGCGTCTGCACATGGAAGAGGACGCGGGCAAGAGCATCCACGACGGATTCGCCGACAGCGCGAACCGCACCTACATCGACCTCAACCGCTGCGGCACGCCACTGGTGGAGATCGTCAGCGAGCCTGATCTGCGCACGCCGGAAGAAGCCTACGAGTACCTCACCAAGCTGAAGGAAATCCTTCTCTACACCGGCGTCTCTGACTGCAACATGGAAGAGGGTTCGCTGCGTTGCGATGCCAACGTCTCCGTCATGCTGAAGGGCGCGGCTGAGTACGGCACCAAGGCCGAGGTGAAGAACGTCAACAGCTTCCGCTTCATCCGCGACGCCATCCACTACGAGATTGAGCGGCAGGTGGAAGTGGTGGAGAGTGGCGCGCGTGTCGTGCAGGAGTCGCGTCTGTATAACTCCGCAGAAGGCCGCACGTACTCCATGCGCAGCAAGGAAGCCGCGCATGACTACCGCTATTTCCCTGAGCCCGATCTTCCTGCGTTGATCGTAGACAGTGCATGGAAGGAAGCCATCCTGCAGAACCTGCCGGAGCTACCAGAAGCCAAGCGCGCTCGTCTGATCGCGGAATACGATCTCACCGTACAGGATGCGGCGACATTCGCATCGGACCGTACCTTTGCCGACACTTTTGAAGCTGCGGCAAAGACAGCGAAGAGTCCGAAGCGCGTTGCAAACCTCCTGCTCGGCGAGTTGATCGGACGTCTTAATGCCGCTGGCCTTGAACTTTCGCAGTCGCCTGTCTCCATGAAGGGCATCGTGCAGGCCGCGGATCTTCTCGAAGAAGGCAAGCTTTCTTCCAAGCAGTTGAAGGGTCTCTTCGATATCAGTTTTGAGAAGAACGAAGACTTCGCCACGGTCTACGATCGTGAAAAGCCGCAGCAGATCAGCGATTCCGGCGCGATTGAAACGATGATCGACGAAGTCATCGCCGCGAACCCGAAGCAGGTGGAGCAATACAAGGGCGGTAAGACAACGGTGAGCGCGTTCTTCGTAGGACAGGTCATGCGTCTGTCGAAAGGCCAGGCAAATCCCGCTCTGTTGAATGAACTGGTCGTGAAGAAGCTGAACGAAGCCTAG
- a CDS encoding DUF6496 domain-containing protein: protein MATKKASKKSATKKSPAKKTTAKKSSVKKSATKKAPAKKTASKKTSAKKTAAKKSTAKKAAKKSSTRKYSPAAGKKVHREMREMKKGTLKSGRSGKKVTSRKQAIAIGLSEARKAGKKVPAKKK from the coding sequence ATGGCAACGAAAAAGGCAAGCAAGAAATCTGCAACGAAGAAATCCCCCGCAAAGAAGACCACGGCAAAGAAGTCGTCCGTGAAGAAGTCCGCAACGAAAAAAGCTCCGGCAAAGAAGACAGCAAGCAAGAAAACGTCTGCAAAGAAGACTGCCGCGAAGAAGTCTACGGCAAAGAAAGCCGCGAAGAAGAGCAGCACACGCAAGTATTCGCCCGCTGCCGGCAAGAAGGTGCATAGGGAAATGCGCGAAATGAAAAAGGGCACGCTGAAGAGCGGTCGCAGCGGTAAGAAAGTGACCAGCCGCAAGCAGGCCATTGCCATTGGCCTCAGCGAAGCGCGCAAGGCAGGCAAGAAGGTCCCGGCAAAGAAGAAGTAA